A stretch of DNA from Ferviditalea candida:
GCCCAGCTTGGAAATGCCGCCGTTCAAAGCATAAACCGTCCCGCTTAAAAAATCGACGATTCTGACGGCCAAATCGGAACGCACCTTGTGAAGATTGACAACCACCGGCCTGCGGGAACGCAAATGGTCGGCAATTTGCTGTGTCTCCTCGTAAGAACGGGGTTCGCTGAGGATCATCTTGGTCGGTTTCTGTGACGGTATGCCGACGATGTTCCCCCTGTTCTTACGGTTCGACGGGAAATTCGTTTCATTTTCGGGCTCCTCAAATCGCTCCCGTTCAATTATCTCCTCTTCTTCCTGAAGCCCCAGGAAGCCCATGAATTTGTTGAATACTCCCATGATATCCCTGCCCCTCCCAGCAACTGTTTCGACTTAAGGCTCGCGACGCAATTATCGCGATGCCTTAATGCTGTCCAACCAGAACGGATCCCAATCTGATCCAAGTTGCCCCTTCTTCAATCGCTATTTCAAAATCATTGGACATGCCCATGGACAAATGCTTCACCTTGTTCTCCAGAAGCCCGCTCCCGTTCAGCTCATCCCGCAAGCGCCGCAATCCGGCAAAAACCGGCCGGGTTTGCTCGGACTTGGCCTCATAAGGGGCCATCGTCATCAGGCCGATGATGTCAAGCTGGGTCAATTTGCCCACCTGCTCCACAAACGGCATTAAATTCTCGGGAGCCAGTCCGTATTTGCTCTCTTCTCCCGATACATTGACTTGAATAAAGCACGGTACCCTCAGCTCCATTTCCGAAGCCTTCCTATCCAGTTCCCGCGCCAGCGAAATTCTATCCAGTGAATGAATGTAATCGAATTTACCGATCACATCCTTGACTTTATTCGTCTGCAAATGGCCTATAAAATGCCAGATTCCTTGTCTGCCCAGAGCCTCCCACTTCGGGCGGGCATCCTGCCAACGGTTCTCGCCGATATGTATAAAGCCTTCCTCGATCACCCGTTTCGTTGCGTCCAGGTCCACATACTTTGTTACGGCAATCACTTGAACATCTTCCCTTGACCTGCCGCTTCGCCGGCACGCCTCCATAATGCGGGCTTCAACCCGCTCAATTCTCTCATGCAGATCCAATCTTCAACCATTCACCTCACTTAACGCAATCCACGCGGTCATTCTGCCTGTTTTTCCATGCTCTTTGCGATGGGAAAAAAACAATTGCGTGTTGCAGCTGGTACATAACCCAGATATTTCGATATTCGTCGGCAAAATTCCTGCTTTTATCATAAACTGTCGGTTGGCTTCTTTCAAGTTGAGCATGACTTTGCCATTGGGTTTTACCGTGCGGACTTGCCGCCAATCGCTTTCCGTCCATTCTGATGTGTATCCATCCGAGCTCAAAGCCTCTTCAACCCGGCCGGCCACATTCCGGTCGACTTCATAGCAGCATTGGCCGATCGAAGGCCCAATGGCGCACAATATATGCTTGGGCCGGCTGCCGTAAGCGTCGCGCATTGTCTGGATGGTCTCCGCCGCAATGTTCATCGCCGTTCCTTTCCAGCCGGCATGCGAAAGGGCGACGGCCCGTCGAACCGGATCAAAAAAATAAAGAGGCACACAATCAGCAAAAAACGCCGTCAGCAGCGTGCCGGGATCATCGGTGGTCAAACCGTCCGACTCCTGTATCGCCAGTTCCCGGGATTCTTTTCCCTTGCCGCGATCTTTGGCGGTAACCTTCGTTACTTTTTTTCCGTGAACCTGCTCGGCGCATGTCCATGAGCCAAACGGAAAGCCGATGGCTTCCGCGAGCCGCTTCCTGTTTTCGAGCACGTTAGCCGGAGCATCCTGCACGTGCAGGGCGCAGTTGAGCGAGTTCAGCTCTTGATCGCTGACTCCTCCATGGCGGCTTGAAAAACCGGCGGACAGGCCGGGATGCGCTTCCATCCATTTATGAATAAACAACAAGGACGGACGCCCTTCCTTCTCTTCTTCAATCACAAAGGCTTCCATGTCAACCCCCCACTGCCTATAGTGTATCATAAGAGAATGCAGCAAAAAATACACCGAACTGATTCGCGGCATCTTGTCTCGCTTCAGCCAGTGTACCCTGTCAGTTTCAATCGTTGTAATTCCTTGAATATTCGTTAACGTCGCCCTCGCCTGGAGAACGGGGCATTCTGGAATCGTCCAATTTGACCAGCACCACATCCATGCCGATTTTTACGATGTTTTTCCAATGAATGACCACATCCGTCCCTCCGCCGAAGAATCCGAAAAACTTTCCCTGGCTCGGCACCACGATCGATTCGATTCGTCCCTGCCGCAGATCCAGTTCCAAATCGCTGATCTGACCCAACTTTTTGCCATCGACAATGTTGATGACATCCTTGGTTTGAAAATCCGAAATTTTCACGTTCCCACCCCATTTCATATGGAGGTCCTATACATAAATATATGTTTGGAGCGGGTAAAATGCCTATTGTCCGAAAAAAAAGCTTGCGGGCCGCCGCTTGCTCATCAGGTTTTGACGTGCTTTTGCATCTGCAGAATCGCCGATTTTTCCAAGCGCGAAACCTGCGCCTGGGAAATGCCGATTTCCTCGGCCACCTCCATCTGTGTTTTTCCCTCGAAAAAGCGCATCGACAGGATCATTTTTTCCCGTTCGTTGAGTTTTCTCAAGGCTTCGCGAAGCGCGATCTCCTCTATCCACGAGACGTCCTTGTTTTTCTCATCGCTGATTTGGTCCATCACATAAATCGGATCTCCGCCGTCATGATAGATCGGCTCAAACAAGGAAACGGGATCCTGGATGGCATCCAGCGCAAACACGACGTCTTCCTTCGGGACGTTCAATTCCTCGGAGATTTCCATGATTGTCGGCTCGCGATTGTTTTTATTCGTCAAGCTGTCCCGGACCTGAAGCGCTTTGTATGCGATGTCCCTGAGCGACCTGGAAACCCGGATCGGATTGTTGTCTCTCAGGTATCTCCTGATTTCTCCGATAATCATTGGAACCGCGTAGGTGGAGAATCTCACGTTTTGGCCTAGATCGAAATTATCGATGGCCTTCATCAGACCGATGCATCCGACCTGAAACAGATCGTCAACATATTCTCCGCGGTTGTTGAAGCGCTGTATCACGCTGAGTACCAGACGCAAATTGCCGTTTACCAGCTTTTCTCTCGCCGTTCTTTCGTTTTTCGTCTGAAGCTGTACGAACAATTCGCGCATTTCCACATTGCTTAGAACAGGCAGTTTCGAGGTATCGACTCCACAGATCTCAACTTTGTTTCGTGTCACGTGATAACCTCCCAAGGAGAAACATTAATGTTAATTATCCCCGAGAGTGTTGTTTTTATTACACCATCTTATTAAACTCTTTCCGCAGCCTTTTGATGATTCTTTTTTCCAATCTGGAGATGTAGGACTGCGAAATCCCGAGCATGTCGGCCACATCCTTCTGCGTCTTTTCCTCTCCCCCTTGCAGTCCGAATCTCAGCTCCATAATGACCCGCTCCCGATCGGACAATTTGTCCAGCGCCTTGTGGAGCAGCTTTCGGTCCACCTCCTCTTCAATATTGCGGTAAATGGTATCGTTTTCCGTTCCCAGAACATCGGATAACAGCAGCTCGTTACCGTCCCAGTCGATATTTAACGGTTCATCGAACGAAACCTCGGTGCGGATCTTGCTGTTGCGCCGCAAAAACATCAGAATTTCGTTTTCGATGCAGCGGGAGGCGTAGGTAGCCAATTTGATTTTTTTATCGGGATCGAATGTATTCACCGCTTTGATCAGCCCGATCGCTCCAATGGAAACCAAATCCTCAATGTTGATTCCCGTATTCTCGAATTTTCTGGCAATGTATACCACAAGTCTCAGGTTTCGTTCAATCAATACCGCGCGTATCGCGGCATCGCCGTCAGGCAGTTTTTCCAGCAAATATTCTTCCTCTTCCCTGGTCAGCGGAGGCGGCAGCGCTTCGCTCCCGCCGATATAGTAAATTTCCTCGTTCTTGAGTCCCAGGAAAATCAATATCTTATAAGTATAAATTTGCAGCAGCAGTTTCCACTTCAATAGCATGAAATTACCCTCCTGAACATGTTCTCAAAACGATTCCATGAGTTGCGGATGAATGATGGCACGGTATGAACCATCTGAGCTGAGCTTCCCGCCATCGAGACCGATCAGGACCTTCCCCACCTCCGTCACTGAATTGCGGTATCTGATGACCACCTTATCCGGTTTAAGAGCGAGCATGAAAGACGCCTGTTTGTTGACCCCGCGGTAAGGGACCAGTCGTAAACGTTCACTCCATTGAAAGTCAACTTGCTCCAGTTCCAATAAGATTCGTTCAACTTCCTCCTTTTGGATCAGGTTCATCCAAGCCGGAGGAAAATCCTCCTGCCATAAGACCGATTCCATCACCATCACGGGTGTGCGCGTAAGCGGATCATAGAGCTGATTGCCGGTATCGATCAAACCGGTGCATATCGTTACGCGCTCCCCGATCGATACGCAAACCTCCGCCAAGTAATCCGTAACCTGCTTTCTCCGCTTCGAGCTGACAAACACACTCCGATAGAAAAAAATCATGGCCGTGAACATGATGATTACAAAAACAAGCCCGATGCCGGCAGGGTTTATGAAACCTCTCGTGCGCGCCAGCAAAATCCCGTTCATGACATCATTTGACGACAGCAGTAAATAGTGAAGCGCAAAAATACCACCTGCTGCAACAAAATTGATCAAATAGAATACGGAAATGTTTTTGACAAAATTCTGCAGGCCCCCGAATCCAAAAGCAATCAGCAGCATGGCAACCGAAAACAGAAATTTGACGACAAATGTGAATAGAACCGAAAGCGAGGGGATGAACATCATCATCACATATGACGCTCCAAGCAGAGCGGCTGCAGCTATTCTCCAGCGTTTGAAGCGGATTTTGCGCGTCCAGGCTGTCGTCGCCAGCGTTGTGGCATCAATGAAAAAATTCGTTAGAAACACAAGGTCGAGGTAGATGACCAATTCTTATCCCCTGCTTTTCCAAACAACTTTGCGGATGCAAAAAATAGCGTTCCTTTGATCCGGGATATTCTTTCTTTTTGCAATGAAATCAGTATATAGTAAACAGATTTCAAAGTCTGTCTAAACTTGACTGCTTATCGCCGATTCTTTTGTCCGATCGTGACGTATTTTGAAAACCGGCGTCACGACAGGATAGATGACGTGAATTTGCCAAAGGGGCTGCGAAAGCCTTAATAAAAAAGAAAAACGTCTGACGTCAATTCCACCCGACTCCAATACTTCTCCATTTTCGAATTATTCGGGGAGAAGGAATCTTAAACACTGCGGCTGTTTCGTTCGGAGACGTCCCATATGTATTCATATAGTTTAGTACGTCCAGTTTAAACGCTACTGGATAACTTGTAATGGATGATGCAATCGTTACATAACTCTCTACATTTTTAAAATAACGTTGGACAGCTGATAATTTATCCTCTGAAGTAAATTAAGCCATAAAAAACTGCACCTCCAACTGTTAGATGATGTCTAACAATTGGGGTGCAGTTCAAAACCATCGGACGGTTCTTTTCTTTGCGTTTAAATATTCCTTTATTTTGTCCGCAGCAACAATACGGATAGCTTAATCATAGATCGTCTGTCATTCTGTTTTTATTGCGCAGAAAAGTGGGTATGTCCAGTTGATCGCTGGAGGGTTGGCTTCCAAACGGCTTGAGATTGTTCAGTTTGGATTCTCCGGGTTCATGGTGCGCGTGGGTTTGAACACTTGCGGGAGGCCTCACGACCGGCTTGGGATTGAAACCGGTGGCGATCACCGTAACTTTGATTTCATCCTTCATCTCTTCATCAATTATCGCACCGAATATCATGTTGACCTCAGGGTCGGATGCGGATATGACGATTTCGGCGGCTTCGTTCACCTCATACAGGCTGAGATTGGAGCCTCCGGTAATATTCATGATGACGCCTCTCGCGCCATCGATTGAGGTTTCCAGCAGAGGACTCATTATGGCTTTTCTGGCGGCTTCCGCAGCCCGGTTCTCCCCGCTGCCGATCCCGATTCCCATCAAGGCCGATCCCCGTTCCGTCATGATGGTTTTGACATCCGCGAAGTCAAGGTTAATCAACCCGGGCACGGCAATCAGGTCGGAAATGCCCTGCACGCCCTGCCGCAATACGTTATCCGCTTCACGAAAGGCTTCCAGCATCGGCGTCTTCTTGTCGACAATCTCGAGCAGCCTGTCATTCGGGATAACAATCAGTGTGTCCACTTTTTCCCGCAGGGCGGCAATGCCCTGCTCGGCTTGCGACGCGCGCTTGCGTCCTTCAAAGGTAAACGGGCGCGTGACGACACCGACGGTCAAAGCTCCACACTCTCTGGCAATATCGGCAATGACGGGCGCGGCTCCTGTACCGGTTCCGCCCCCCATACCTGCCGTCACAAATACCATGTCCGCTCCGCGAAGCGTATTCATGACCAATTCTCTCGATTCCTCAGCGGCTCGTTTGCCGATTTCCGGATTTGCCCCCGCTCCAAGACCCCTCGTCAATTTGTCGCCGAGCTGCAATTTATGTTCGGATTTCGCCAAATTGAGCGCTTGCGCATCTGTATTGACGGTGATGAATTCAACGCCCTTAACGCCGAACTCGATCATCCGGTTAACGGCATTGCTGCCGCCACCTCCAACCCCAATAACTTTGATTCGGGCGGCATGCTCCAATTCAAAATCAAACTCTAACATAACGGATTCCCCCTCGCACACTATCATTACAACTATCCATTGCTACCGTCTTCCCATAGAGAATCCGATCAGATGAATTCCTTTAACCAGTTTTTAACGGATTCGAAGAAGCCGTTCTTTTCTTGGGCGGCGGACGTTTTACGCTTCGACTGTTTCTTGACTGGTGCAGTGCCGCGACTTCTGGCAAATTTGGACACGTATTGAATAATTCCTACACCGCCGGTATACGAAGGGTCCCGTACGCCGATAAAATCAGGAACCGCGACTCGGACCGAGCTGTTCAATTCCCTTCGGGCTGCGCTCAGAATACCGGGCATGGATACGCTGCCCCCGGTCAAAATATAACCGCCGGGAAGCTCCTTATACCCGAGTCTGGCAACCTCGGCGCGAACCAATTGAAAGATTTCCGACACCCGCGGTTCTATGATATTCGCCAGATCCACCTGCGAAAATTCCTTTTCTTCATTGCTGCCGATCCTGGTTACTTTGAACACCTGGTCCTCAGCCGCATCCTCGATCACGCCGCAGCCGTACTTCAGCTTCACTTTCTCGGCGACATTCGTCTGCGTCCGCAGTCCGATGGAAATATCATTGGTGATATATTCGCCGCCGATCGGAATCGTTGACGTGGCAACCAGATTTCCCTGATCAAAGACGGAGATCGCGGTAGCCCCGGCACCGATATCGACCAGCACCGTTCCCATTGATTTCTCGTCCTTCGAAAGCGCCATTTGGCCAGCGGCGAGCGGCATCAGAATCAAGCCGGCGATGTTCAATCCCGCTTTTTCAACGACACGAACAAGATTATGTATGACTGTTTTGGCACCAGTAATAATGGTGGCCTCCACTTCCAGTCTGACACCGATCATTCCGCGGGGATCTTGAATACCGTCCAATCCGTCAACGAGGTATTGTTTCGGCACAATGCCGACAATTTCCCGTTCCGGAGGGAGCGCAACCACCTTGGCCGCTTGCAGTACCCTTTCAATATCCTCCGTTCCGATTTCCCGGTCTTCATTCGAAACGGCAACCACACCTTGACTCGATTGCAAGCCGATATGGCTGCCTGTAATTCCGACGTATACATCGGCGATTTGAATACCTACCATCCGTTCAGCATGATCCACCGCGCTGCGGATGGACTGAACCGTTTGATCTATATCGACAATCGCGCTTTTGCGAATTCCTTCAGAGTCGGCAGATCCAACACCGACGATATTGATTGCACCATTGTTGATTTCCCCAATAATGACGCGAACCTTGGATGTACCGATGTCCAAACTAACAATGACATCATTGCCGCTCAAGCCCAGGCACCTCCTGTTTATCGAAGAAATTGATAGGACCGGCAAAATTACTTCTGTACATATTCAACACGGTTTATTTTTTCCCTCTTTTTTCTACAATTTTTTTAACCGGAAAGAAACTGCGCCTTTACATTCATTCCAGGCTCGTAATCGCCGCTCCAAATCCTATCCTATGAATCTATTGACACCATAAATATAATTTTAACATTAATTTCAATCTTTTAGTAGTCTGAATTTCATATGTGCGATATTAATTAAAATCAAACAGGTTTTAATTCATATTCTTCCCCGCTGTATCCGTCGGACTATTGTTCGTGTTATCCTTCGCGTTGTCCCGCCGAAAAGGAAGGTAAGTGTCCGCATCCAGCAGGGAAATAAAGCCGGGTTCATTGCGGGCGGCGATTGTTCTCAGCGTTTCAAGCTTCCCCGGCAAAAAAGAAACCGTCGTCGTCACTTCAAAATGGGAACGCGTAAATATCTTCAGCTTGTCCGGATAAGAAACAGAAGGATCCGGCCTGATTTCCGAGATGTCGGAAAGCTGTTCCGGAGGTATTTTTGCAAGTATCGAGCAGAGCTTCATCTTGACCGGATCCGCTTCGTTCCACCCGGTCAGAACGGGCACGCTGCTGAAATTCGCGTTTCCATTCAAGGCGCCGGTCGATCCATTGGCAAAAAGAACCGATAAATTTCCCGAAGTCGAAATTTCAACCGCGACCTGCGGGTACTCCGTCACAGCCACGCTGATCTTGCCCGGAAAATGCTTGGAAACCTTCACCTCTTTGACGATC
This window harbors:
- a CDS encoding cell division protein SepF, giving the protein MGVFNKFMGFLGLQEEEEIIERERFEEPENETNFPSNRKNRGNIVGIPSQKPTKMILSEPRSYEETQQIADHLRSRRPVVVNLHKVRSDLAVRIVDFLSGTVYALNGGISKLGPNIFLCTPESVEIQGTITETLEGDGDYNKMR
- a CDS encoding YggS family pyridoxal phosphate-dependent enzyme, yielding MDLHERIERVEARIMEACRRSGRSREDVQVIAVTKYVDLDATKRVIEEGFIHIGENRWQDARPKWEALGRQGIWHFIGHLQTNKVKDVIGKFDYIHSLDRISLARELDRKASEMELRVPCFIQVNVSGEESKYGLAPENLMPFVEQVGKLTQLDIIGLMTMAPYEAKSEQTRPVFAGLRRLRDELNGSGLLENKVKHLSMGMSNDFEIAIEEGATWIRLGSVLVGQH
- the pgeF gene encoding peptidoglycan editing factor PgeF — protein: MEAFVIEEEKEGRPSLLFIHKWMEAHPGLSAGFSSRHGGVSDQELNSLNCALHVQDAPANVLENRKRLAEAIGFPFGSWTCAEQVHGKKVTKVTAKDRGKGKESRELAIQESDGLTTDDPGTLLTAFFADCVPLYFFDPVRRAVALSHAGWKGTAMNIAAETIQTMRDAYGSRPKHILCAIGPSIGQCCYEVDRNVAGRVEEALSSDGYTSEWTESDWRQVRTVKPNGKVMLNLKEANRQFMIKAGILPTNIEISGLCTSCNTQLFFSHRKEHGKTGRMTAWIALSEVNG
- a CDS encoding YlmC/YmxH family sporulation protein codes for the protein MKISDFQTKDVINIVDGKKLGQISDLELDLRQGRIESIVVPSQGKFFGFFGGGTDVVIHWKNIVKIGMDVVLVKLDDSRMPRSPGEGDVNEYSRNYND
- the sigG gene encoding RNA polymerase sporulation sigma factor SigG — translated: MTRNKVEICGVDTSKLPVLSNVEMRELFVQLQTKNERTAREKLVNGNLRLVLSVIQRFNNRGEYVDDLFQVGCIGLMKAIDNFDLGQNVRFSTYAVPMIIGEIRRYLRDNNPIRVSRSLRDIAYKALQVRDSLTNKNNREPTIMEISEELNVPKEDVVFALDAIQDPVSLFEPIYHDGGDPIYVMDQISDEKNKDVSWIEEIALREALRKLNEREKMILSMRFFEGKTQMEVAEEIGISQAQVSRLEKSAILQMQKHVKT
- the sigE gene encoding RNA polymerase sporulation sigma factor SigE gives rise to the protein MLLKWKLLLQIYTYKILIFLGLKNEEIYYIGGSEALPPPLTREEEEYLLEKLPDGDAAIRAVLIERNLRLVVYIARKFENTGINIEDLVSIGAIGLIKAVNTFDPDKKIKLATYASRCIENEILMFLRRNSKIRTEVSFDEPLNIDWDGNELLLSDVLGTENDTIYRNIEEEVDRKLLHKALDKLSDRERVIMELRFGLQGGEEKTQKDVADMLGISQSYISRLEKRIIKRLRKEFNKMV
- the spoIIGA gene encoding sigma-E processing peptidase SpoIIGA, which gives rise to MVIYLDLVFLTNFFIDATTLATTAWTRKIRFKRWRIAAAALLGASYVMMMFIPSLSVLFTFVVKFLFSVAMLLIAFGFGGLQNFVKNISVFYLINFVAAGGIFALHYLLLSSNDVMNGILLARTRGFINPAGIGLVFVIIMFTAMIFFYRSVFVSSKRRKQVTDYLAEVCVSIGERVTICTGLIDTGNQLYDPLTRTPVMVMESVLWQEDFPPAWMNLIQKEEVERILLELEQVDFQWSERLRLVPYRGVNKQASFMLALKPDKVVIRYRNSVTEVGKVLIGLDGGKLSSDGSYRAIIHPQLMESF
- the ftsZ gene encoding cell division protein FtsZ, with translation MLEFDFELEHAARIKVIGVGGGGSNAVNRMIEFGVKGVEFITVNTDAQALNLAKSEHKLQLGDKLTRGLGAGANPEIGKRAAEESRELVMNTLRGADMVFVTAGMGGGTGTGAAPVIADIARECGALTVGVVTRPFTFEGRKRASQAEQGIAALREKVDTLIVIPNDRLLEIVDKKTPMLEAFREADNVLRQGVQGISDLIAVPGLINLDFADVKTIMTERGSALMGIGIGSGENRAAEAARKAIMSPLLETSIDGARGVIMNITGGSNLSLYEVNEAAEIVISASDPEVNMIFGAIIDEEMKDEIKVTVIATGFNPKPVVRPPASVQTHAHHEPGESKLNNLKPFGSQPSSDQLDIPTFLRNKNRMTDDL
- the ftsA gene encoding cell division protein FtsA; the encoded protein is MSGNDVIVSLDIGTSKVRVIIGEINNGAINIVGVGSADSEGIRKSAIVDIDQTVQSIRSAVDHAERMVGIQIADVYVGITGSHIGLQSSQGVVAVSNEDREIGTEDIERVLQAAKVVALPPEREIVGIVPKQYLVDGLDGIQDPRGMIGVRLEVEATIITGAKTVIHNLVRVVEKAGLNIAGLILMPLAAGQMALSKDEKSMGTVLVDIGAGATAISVFDQGNLVATSTIPIGGEYITNDISIGLRTQTNVAEKVKLKYGCGVIEDAAEDQVFKVTRIGSNEEKEFSQVDLANIIEPRVSEIFQLVRAEVARLGYKELPGGYILTGGSVSMPGILSAARRELNSSVRVAVPDFIGVRDPSYTGGVGIIQYVSKFARSRGTAPVKKQSKRKTSAAQEKNGFFESVKNWLKEFI
- a CDS encoding cell division protein FtsQ/DivIB, whose translation is MPAAERMPTLKQKKPSKRSSRKLLFLLFLFFITLLFLLFFRSSISKIETIEISGNHFLTDATIGQAVRVQNGDSFFFTSSSAIEQRVRQLPIVKEVKVSKHFPGKISVAVTEYPQVAVEISTSGNLSVLFANGSTGALNGNANFSSVPVLTGWNEADPVKMKLCSILAKIPPEQLSDISEIRPDPSVSYPDKLKIFTRSHFEVTTTVSFLPGKLETLRTIAARNEPGFISLLDADTYLPFRRDNAKDNTNNSPTDTAGKNMN